In Streptomyces capitiformicae, one genomic interval encodes:
- a CDS encoding ABC transporter ATP-binding protein, with product MRKTSVRGGTEVQPRPGPHAMTPAIVAEGVRKRYGELQAVDGVTLTVEAGEFYGLLGPNGAGKTTTLEMLEGVREPDEGRIELFGLSPWPRNPRLLPRIGVQFQASSFFRGLTARESVRLFAALYGRGHRQADAMLERVGLSAVAGVDAERLSGGQAHRLSIACTLAHEPDLVFLDEPTAGLDPQARRNLWDLLRDVNREGRTVVLTTHYLDEAEILCDRVSVMDRGKVLKTGAPAALVRELDSLSHVSVQSGPITADTMRGLLTAAGADVAAVEDDGVSLVVATRTPGPVLTVLAEQGALHGLQVRGATLEDVFLHLTGREYRA from the coding sequence ATGCGCAAGACCAGCGTCCGGGGCGGTACGGAAGTCCAACCGAGACCCGGTCCGCACGCCATGACGCCGGCGATCGTCGCGGAGGGTGTCAGGAAGCGGTACGGCGAGCTCCAGGCCGTCGACGGGGTGACACTGACGGTCGAGGCCGGCGAGTTCTACGGTCTCCTTGGGCCCAACGGCGCGGGCAAGACCACCACGTTGGAGATGCTCGAAGGCGTCCGTGAACCGGACGAGGGTCGAATCGAGCTGTTCGGCCTCAGCCCCTGGCCGCGCAACCCCCGTCTGCTGCCGCGGATCGGAGTGCAGTTCCAGGCCTCGTCGTTCTTCCGGGGGCTCACCGCACGCGAGAGCGTCCGCCTCTTCGCCGCGCTGTACGGAAGGGGTCATCGCCAGGCCGACGCGATGCTCGAACGCGTCGGCCTGTCCGCGGTCGCCGGGGTCGACGCCGAGCGGCTCTCCGGCGGACAGGCACACCGGCTGTCCATCGCCTGCACCCTGGCGCACGAACCGGACCTGGTGTTCCTCGACGAACCGACCGCCGGCCTGGACCCGCAGGCCCGCCGCAACCTCTGGGACCTGCTGCGCGATGTCAACAGGGAGGGCCGCACGGTGGTTCTCACCACGCACTATCTGGACGAGGCGGAGATCCTCTGCGACCGGGTCTCGGTGATGGACCGGGGCAAGGTACTCAAGACCGGCGCCCCGGCCGCCCTGGTCCGGGAACTGGACAGCCTGTCGCACGTCAGTGTGCAGTCCGGACCGATCACCGCCGACACGATGCGCGGGCTGCTGACCGCGGCCGGCGCGGACGTGGCCGCGGTCGAGGACGACGGCGTCTCGCTGGTGGTCGCCACCCGCACCCCGGGCCCGGTGCTGACGGTCCTGGCCGAACAGGGCGCCCTGCACGGTCTGCAGGTACGCGGCGCCACCCTGGAGGACGTCTTCCTCCACCTGACCGGACGGGAGTACCGCGCGTGA
- a CDS encoding ABC transporter permease, with the protein MSVEDTKPEVAPRTLRPADRPAPDRPAPDRPQPSGKDRRPSAVRALSHAMILAFLRDKILIFFTIVLPLLALPVFALLYGDDSPTRAKVAQIGAVELLDSLDDAERAELDETLTVTRVKDESKALSDVRKGTYDALIRQGTGNTLVLRYSTADPTKASLVRTNVDSLVRQAGLDAVDAPAAYSLKSTEVASEAAEPIEYLTPGLLGWGVATGAVFNTALSLVSLRQRKVLRRMRLAPISAATIMASRIAITLLTALAQTALFLLVASLPWFGLRLTEAWWLIVPLVLCATLAFMSVGVLVGSFAKNEEAANGLAQLLVLPMSLMSGAFFPLDNAPDWFKTIGHVMPMQYLVDGSETVLSQGGGLLDVLPTMGGMLLFGAVLGVIAWRFFAWGDD; encoded by the coding sequence GTGAGCGTCGAGGACACGAAACCCGAGGTCGCCCCCCGCACACTGCGGCCGGCCGACCGTCCGGCCCCCGATCGTCCGGCCCCCGACCGTCCGCAGCCCTCCGGCAAGGACAGGCGGCCCAGCGCCGTGCGCGCGCTGTCCCACGCCATGATTCTGGCGTTTCTGCGGGACAAGATCCTCATCTTCTTCACGATCGTCCTCCCGCTGCTGGCCCTGCCGGTGTTCGCGTTGCTCTACGGCGACGACTCGCCCACGCGGGCCAAGGTGGCGCAGATCGGCGCCGTCGAGCTGCTGGACTCACTGGACGACGCCGAACGGGCCGAACTCGACGAGACGCTCACCGTCACCAGGGTCAAGGACGAGTCGAAGGCGCTGTCCGACGTCAGGAAGGGCACATACGACGCGCTGATCCGGCAGGGCACCGGAAACACCCTCGTACTGCGCTACAGCACCGCCGACCCGACCAAGGCATCCCTCGTGCGGACCAACGTCGACTCGCTGGTCCGGCAGGCCGGCCTGGACGCCGTCGACGCCCCTGCGGCCTACTCGCTCAAGAGCACGGAGGTCGCGAGCGAGGCGGCCGAACCCATCGAGTACCTCACTCCCGGCCTGCTGGGCTGGGGAGTCGCCACCGGGGCGGTGTTCAACACCGCGCTGAGCCTGGTGAGCCTGCGCCAGCGGAAGGTACTGCGCCGGATGCGGCTGGCGCCGATCAGCGCGGCCACGATCATGGCCTCCCGGATCGCGATCACCCTGCTCACCGCGCTGGCCCAGACGGCGCTGTTCCTGCTGGTGGCCTCCCTGCCCTGGTTCGGGCTCAGGCTCACCGAGGCGTGGTGGCTCATCGTGCCACTGGTCCTCTGCGCCACCCTCGCCTTCATGTCGGTCGGAGTGCTGGTCGGTTCGTTCGCCAAGAACGAGGAGGCCGCCAACGGCCTGGCGCAGCTCCTCGTGCTGCCCATGTCCCTGATGTCCGGTGCCTTCTTCCCGCTGGACAACGCCCCCGACTGGTTCAAGACCATCGGGCACGTGATGCCCATGCAGTACCTGGTGGACGGCAGCGAGACCGTGCTCAGCCAAGGCGGGGGTCTGCTGGACGTACTGCCCACGATGGGCGGCATGCTGCTCTTCGGCGCCGTCCTGGGCGTGATCGCGTGGCGCTTCTTCGCCTGGGGGGACGACTGA
- a CDS encoding ACP S-malonyltransferase, with protein sequence MTTETTERQPGTAMVFPGMGPVKFADVGEFLTFNSHARKRLKVADEVLGYSLMDRYRRSADDYDEAAQVAFLTVSSALADWAEESLEVRPVICAGPSFGQRAMAAYSGALSFADTVRLTVRLARCEAEYFATEYEDVVTLTFLRTPRERLDEILAELTERGEYFDFSGYLDRDFYMLSLREPMLDWMRGRISAAGGYSLYTMRPPVHAAAFGKLRRRVEEEVFGEFDFAAPRLPVVADQDGSLVTTAAGLRTMLLDTFDRPVHWERVTRTLREQGVRRICMAGPENIFARLDCTTADFELLSATPERTLRQQA encoded by the coding sequence ATGACCACCGAGACGACCGAGCGGCAGCCGGGGACGGCGATGGTCTTCCCCGGCATGGGTCCGGTGAAGTTCGCCGACGTCGGCGAGTTCCTGACCTTCAACTCGCACGCCCGCAAACGCCTGAAGGTCGCCGACGAGGTCCTCGGCTATTCGCTGATGGACCGCTACCGCCGGTCGGCGGACGACTACGACGAGGCCGCCCAAGTGGCCTTCCTGACCGTCTCGTCGGCGCTGGCCGACTGGGCGGAGGAGTCGCTGGAGGTGCGTCCCGTGATCTGCGCGGGTCCCAGCTTCGGGCAGCGGGCCATGGCCGCGTACTCGGGCGCGCTCTCCTTCGCCGACACGGTCCGGCTCACCGTCCGGCTCGCCCGCTGCGAGGCAGAGTACTTCGCCACCGAGTACGAGGACGTGGTCACCCTGACCTTCCTGCGGACCCCGCGGGAGCGGCTCGACGAGATCCTCGCCGAACTGACCGAGCGGGGCGAGTACTTCGACTTCTCGGGCTATCTGGACCGCGACTTCTACATGCTCTCGCTGCGGGAGCCGATGCTCGACTGGATGCGCGGCCGGATCAGCGCCGCCGGCGGCTACTCCCTCTACACCATGCGCCCACCGGTGCACGCCGCCGCCTTCGGGAAACTGCGCCGACGGGTCGAGGAAGAGGTCTTCGGCGAGTTCGACTTCGCCGCACCCCGGCTGCCGGTCGTGGCCGACCAGGACGGCTCACTGGTGACGACGGCGGCGGGCCTACGCACCATGCTGCTCGACACCTTCGACCGGCCGGTCCACTGGGAGCGGGTGACGAGGACGCTCCGGGAACAGGGCGTTCGGCGGATCTGCATGGCCGGTCCGGAGAACATCTTCGCCCGGCTCGACTGCACCACGGCCGACTTCGAACTGCTCTCGGCCACTCCGGAACGGACGCTGCGGCAGCAGGCCTGA
- a CDS encoding cytochrome P450, whose product MALQQTNEQRKHVIPTDRTCPFDPDPEYRRLREEEPISPIEFVLAPGRKDGWLVTRHEDVRAIMADPRFSHRNELLAQVISPRFELEKYEPQPAAPGSFVLMDAPEHTRYRRLLTGFCTVRKIQEYEPTLAGIIDGVLDEMAGLEPPVDLLPVFVQKVVYRSLHSVLGVPEEDIAALDEHFTVITRLDYTLEEFVHHSTVLNEALARMVKGLFEQPGDKLLGKLVKTGELTEEEVANIAWIAIGGSLDTTPNMLGLGTFALLEHPDQLKKIRENPELMDRAVEELLRYLTISHMGASRVALEDVEVGGTLIEAGQTVVLSLPAANRDPDHFEDPESFDVTRRSRRHVAFGFGIHQCLGQHLARATLRIGFQKLFDRFPDLRLAAAPEEIPLRDKAMHYGVYELPVTWG is encoded by the coding sequence ATGGCACTTCAGCAGACGAACGAGCAGAGGAAACACGTCATACCGACCGACCGCACCTGCCCCTTCGACCCCGACCCGGAGTACCGCCGGCTGCGCGAGGAGGAGCCGATCAGCCCGATCGAGTTCGTGCTCGCGCCGGGCCGCAAGGACGGCTGGCTGGTCACCCGCCACGAGGACGTACGGGCCATCATGGCCGACCCCCGCTTCAGCCACCGCAACGAGCTGCTGGCGCAGGTGATCTCGCCGCGGTTCGAGTTGGAGAAGTACGAGCCGCAGCCCGCGGCCCCGGGTTCCTTCGTCCTGATGGACGCGCCGGAGCACACCCGCTACCGGCGCCTGCTGACCGGCTTCTGCACGGTCCGCAAGATCCAGGAGTACGAGCCGACGCTCGCCGGGATCATCGACGGCGTACTCGACGAGATGGCCGGCCTGGAACCGCCGGTGGACCTGCTTCCGGTGTTCGTGCAGAAGGTCGTGTACCGGTCGCTGCACTCCGTGCTGGGGGTGCCGGAGGAGGACATCGCGGCGCTGGACGAGCACTTCACGGTGATCACGCGGCTCGACTACACGCTGGAGGAGTTCGTCCATCACTCCACGGTGCTGAACGAGGCGCTGGCCCGGATGGTCAAGGGACTCTTCGAGCAGCCCGGCGACAAGTTGCTGGGCAAGTTGGTGAAGACCGGTGAGCTGACCGAGGAGGAGGTGGCGAACATTGCCTGGATCGCCATCGGCGGTTCCCTGGACACCACCCCGAACATGCTGGGCCTCGGCACCTTCGCCCTGCTGGAGCACCCCGACCAGCTGAAGAAGATCCGTGAGAACCCGGAGCTGATGGATCGCGCGGTGGAGGAGCTGCTGCGTTACCTGACGATCTCTCACATGGGTGCGAGCCGGGTCGCGTTGGAGGACGTGGAGGTCGGCGGCACGCTCATCGAGGCCGGGCAGACCGTCGTGCTGTCCCTCCCGGCCGCCAACCGGGATCCTGACCACTTCGAGGACCCGGAGAGCTTCGACGTCACCCGCCGCTCCCGTCGCCACGTCGCCTTCGGCTTCGGCATCCACCAGTGCCTGGGCCAGCACCTGGCCCGCGCCACCCTGCGCATCGGCTTCCAGAAGCTCTTCGACCGATTCCCGGACCTCCGCCTCGCGGCCGCCCCGGAGGAGATCCCCCTGCGCGACAAGGCCATGCACTACGGCGTGTACGAACTGCCGGTGACCTGGGGCTGA
- a CDS encoding ArnT family glycosyltransferase — protein sequence MRPSMQEQPARADGGPQRPEAEAHFARPTAASHTVLPPAQPPPPPFAVLPVAAIACAVAAVLLFSAGRVGYYSDELYFVAAGRHPAWGYADQPPLVPLLAHALDTLSDGSPVWLRLPAVAVTTLGVPVAALTARELGGRRAAQTATAGAYAVSPVMLNGHLLSTVSLDIVLTTVATWLLVRWVRTRRDRLLLLIGLTAAVAFQIKFLGVAHWAALLVAVLLVGPRDLLRRPLLWASAAAVVLTALPGLLWQAANGWPQLAMTKVISREVARMEGGRAVFLPAMFSGAGMVGAVLLCYGLWRLFAARELRPYRFLGLAFAGLCVGYLAVNGRSYYVAGLFVILWAAGATGLQGLWPTGPRVWSAAGAYVLAGALAVPVLPLQPVSRTSENRLAIETVGWPDLARSVARVHRELPPGQRDRAVVITYRYDQAGALDRFGPALGLPRPYSGHRGYWYLGRPADDSAPVVFVGGDEEYLRQFFVSVRRQGEVTNSAGVRNLNWGVPLWICEGLRGSWRTMWPRFSHLNADWVDGASRPPGSSTSGSSPA from the coding sequence ATGCGTCCCAGCATGCAGGAACAGCCCGCGCGCGCCGACGGAGGACCTCAACGACCCGAGGCCGAGGCCCACTTCGCCCGTCCAACCGCCGCGTCCCACACCGTGCTTCCCCCGGCCCAGCCCCCGCCTCCGCCCTTCGCCGTACTGCCGGTGGCCGCGATCGCCTGCGCGGTCGCGGCCGTTCTGCTGTTCAGCGCCGGACGCGTCGGCTACTACAGCGACGAGCTGTACTTCGTCGCGGCCGGCCGCCACCCCGCGTGGGGCTACGCGGACCAGCCGCCCCTGGTGCCCCTGCTCGCCCACGCGCTCGACACGCTCTCGGACGGCTCGCCGGTGTGGCTGCGCCTGCCGGCCGTCGCCGTCACCACGCTCGGCGTCCCCGTGGCCGCCCTGACCGCACGTGAACTGGGCGGAAGACGGGCCGCACAGACAGCCACCGCGGGCGCCTACGCCGTGTCGCCCGTCATGCTGAACGGCCATCTGCTCAGCACAGTGTCGCTGGACATCGTCCTGACGACCGTGGCCACCTGGCTGCTGGTGCGCTGGGTCCGCACCAGGCGGGACCGGCTGCTGCTCCTGATCGGCCTGACCGCCGCCGTCGCCTTCCAGATCAAGTTCCTCGGCGTCGCGCACTGGGCCGCCCTGCTCGTGGCCGTCCTGCTCGTCGGCCCGCGCGATCTGCTGCGCCGACCCCTGCTGTGGGCGTCGGCGGCGGCCGTCGTACTCACCGCGCTGCCCGGACTGCTGTGGCAGGCGGCCAACGGCTGGCCCCAACTCGCCATGACCAAGGTCATCTCCCGGGAAGTCGCCCGGATGGAGGGCGGCCGGGCCGTGTTCCTGCCCGCGATGTTCTCGGGCGCCGGCATGGTGGGCGCCGTACTGCTCTGCTACGGCCTGTGGCGGCTGTTCGCCGCCCGGGAACTGCGCCCTTACCGCTTCCTCGGACTGGCCTTCGCCGGACTCTGCGTCGGCTACCTCGCGGTCAACGGACGGTCGTACTACGTCGCCGGGCTCTTCGTCATCCTGTGGGCGGCGGGCGCCACGGGCCTGCAGGGGCTGTGGCCCACCGGCCCGCGCGTCTGGTCCGCGGCCGGGGCGTATGTGCTCGCGGGGGCGCTGGCGGTGCCGGTGCTGCCGCTCCAGCCGGTGTCCCGGACGTCCGAGAACCGACTGGCGATCGAGACCGTCGGCTGGCCCGACCTGGCACGCTCCGTGGCACGTGTCCACCGCGAACTGCCGCCCGGGCAACGCGATCGGGCCGTAGTGATCACCTATCGGTACGACCAGGCGGGCGCCCTGGACCGCTTCGGCCCGGCCCTCGGGCTGCCACGGCCGTACAGCGGCCATCGCGGCTACTGGTATCTGGGCCGCCCGGCCGACGACTCGGCGCCGGTCGTCTTCGTCGGCGGCGACGAGGAGTATCTGCGGCAGTTCTTCGTGAGCGTGCGGCGACAGGGCGAAGTCACCAACTCGGCGGGGGTGCGCAACCTCAACTGGGGTGTCCCCCTATGGATTTGCGAGGGGCTGCGCGGGTCGTGGCGCACCATGTGGCCGCGTTTCTCGCACTTGAACGCCGACTGGGTGGACGGAGCTAGCCGACCCCCGGGTTCCTCGACGAGCGGTTCTTCGCCGGCGTGA
- a CDS encoding ketoacyl-ACP synthase III family protein produces MKTEDVYIDAVGVHLPDEWVSAQQAIETGLFDEDSVQYATELTGSYIAGDVPAVDMAVFAARQALERSGTDATALGFHVHCSASEQGPESFYPPGYVLRELGAHGVSSVDVHQNSDGMLAAFEVAVGQLTGAARASRVLVTAGENFSSPLIDRWQGFGTGFSASDGGAAVLFSDAGGFAALRALNSGTLPELEQWHRGEKSLLPHREPMGKAVSGSDMLEMLWYFNDEVIPLDKCLQMIRDFESDLMRRSLDDAGLDVGDVAWVLTANTNLQMMEQMKLEPLGLPLSRSNGVFARDFGHIGACDIPVSLDHLLASGKLSPGDNILMTTSGAGWVSTSAVITVLDLPSWAGTGRP; encoded by the coding sequence ATGAAGACTGAAGATGTCTACATCGACGCGGTGGGGGTGCACCTTCCCGACGAGTGGGTGAGCGCGCAACAGGCGATCGAGACCGGCCTGTTCGACGAGGACTCCGTCCAGTACGCGACCGAGCTGACCGGTTCCTACATCGCCGGTGACGTCCCCGCGGTCGACATGGCGGTCTTCGCCGCGCGGCAGGCCTTGGAGCGGTCCGGCACGGACGCCACCGCGCTCGGCTTCCACGTCCACTGCAGCGCTTCGGAGCAGGGACCCGAGAGTTTCTACCCGCCCGGCTACGTACTGCGGGAGCTCGGTGCGCACGGGGTCTCCAGCGTGGACGTGCACCAGAACTCCGACGGCATGCTCGCCGCGTTCGAGGTCGCCGTCGGCCAGCTGACCGGGGCCGCGCGGGCCTCGCGGGTTCTGGTCACGGCCGGGGAGAACTTCAGCTCTCCGCTGATCGACCGCTGGCAGGGCTTCGGCACCGGTTTCAGCGCCAGCGACGGCGGCGCGGCCGTCCTGTTCAGCGACGCGGGCGGGTTCGCGGCGCTGCGCGCGCTCAACTCGGGCACGCTGCCGGAACTCGAACAGTGGCATCGCGGGGAGAAGTCCCTGCTGCCGCACCGGGAGCCGATGGGCAAGGCCGTGTCGGGCTCCGACATGCTCGAGATGCTGTGGTACTTCAACGACGAGGTGATCCCGCTCGACAAGTGCCTGCAGATGATCCGGGACTTCGAGTCCGATCTCATGCGCCGCTCGTTGGACGACGCCGGGCTCGACGTGGGCGACGTGGCCTGGGTGCTCACGGCCAACACCAATCTCCAGATGATGGAGCAGATGAAGCTGGAGCCCCTCGGCCTGCCGCTGTCGCGCTCCAACGGGGTGTTCGCCCGCGACTTCGGGCACATCGGCGCCTGCGACATCCCCGTCTCGCTCGACCACCTGCTCGCCTCCGGGAAGTTGTCCCCCGGGGACAACATCCTGATGACCACCTCGGGTGCGGGCTGGGTCAGCACGTCCGCCGTGATCACCGTCCTCGACCTGCCGTCCTGGGCCGGTACCGGGCGGCCGTGA
- a CDS encoding cytochrome P450 → MTAVPAPPGPEVSAPPEVGLDGGATLLAWLRRMRDEQPVWRDPAGRYHVFRHEDIQRITADPATFSSDTVGRLSGGEKQSPGGTLLLLDPPRHGKLRRIVSKVFTAKMITGLTPRITEVANELLDGLDGADRFDLVEAFANPLPVIVISSMLGVPPSDHPQFQVWADSLLTVNWETPEGAEILDRTVRELDAYLREHIAERRAHEHDDLMSLLVRAEVDGERLDDEQVVSFTALLLLAGHVTTAVLLGNMLLTLDQEDGLLGELRTDRDRIPSFTEEVLRSRPPFLKVERVPTAPVVIAGEKVPENSMVNLWLLSANRDERVFPEPDRFLLDRPNAKQLAFGHGIHYCLGAPLARLEGHIALNLMLDRYADIRVDHDTPLSYFDNRVNVFGLRQLPLTVRGA, encoded by the coding sequence ATGACAGCCGTACCCGCTCCTCCCGGTCCCGAGGTGTCCGCGCCGCCCGAGGTGGGTCTCGACGGCGGTGCGACGCTGCTGGCCTGGTTGCGGCGGATGCGTGACGAGCAGCCCGTGTGGCGGGACCCGGCCGGCCGCTACCACGTGTTCCGGCACGAGGACATCCAGCGGATCACCGCCGACCCGGCGACGTTCTCGTCGGACACCGTGGGCCGGCTCTCGGGCGGTGAGAAGCAGTCGCCGGGCGGCACGCTGCTGCTGCTGGACCCGCCCCGGCACGGCAAGCTCCGGCGGATCGTCAGCAAGGTGTTCACCGCGAAGATGATCACCGGGCTGACGCCGCGGATCACCGAGGTGGCGAACGAACTCCTCGACGGTCTCGACGGCGCCGACCGGTTCGACCTGGTCGAGGCGTTCGCCAACCCGCTGCCGGTCATCGTGATCTCCTCCATGCTCGGTGTGCCGCCGTCGGACCATCCGCAGTTCCAGGTGTGGGCCGACAGCCTGCTGACGGTGAACTGGGAGACGCCGGAGGGCGCCGAGATCCTGGACCGGACCGTGCGGGAGCTGGACGCGTATCTGCGCGAGCACATCGCCGAACGGCGCGCCCACGAGCACGACGACCTGATGAGCCTGCTGGTGCGCGCGGAGGTCGACGGCGAGCGCCTCGACGACGAGCAGGTGGTGAGCTTCACCGCGCTGCTGCTGCTGGCCGGCCATGTCACCACCGCCGTACTCCTCGGCAACATGCTGCTGACGCTGGATCAGGAAGACGGACTGCTGGGCGAGTTGCGTACGGACCGGGATCGCATCCCGTCGTTCACCGAGGAAGTGCTGCGCTCCCGGCCGCCGTTCCTGAAGGTCGAGCGGGTGCCGACGGCGCCGGTGGTGATCGCCGGGGAGAAGGTGCCGGAGAACTCGATGGTGAACCTCTGGCTGCTGTCCGCCAACCGCGACGAGCGTGTCTTCCCCGAGCCGGACCGCTTCCTGCTGGACCGGCCCAACGCCAAGCAGCTCGCCTTCGGCCACGGCATCCACTACTGCCTGGGCGCCCCGCTGGCCCGCCTGGAGGGCCACATCGCCCTCAACCTGATGCTCGACCGGTACGCCGACATCCGCGTCGACCACGACACCCCGCTGTCCTACTTCGACAACCGCGTCAACGTCTTCGGCCTTCGGCAACTGCCGCTCACGGTCCGCGGTGCCTGA
- a CDS encoding class I adenylate-forming enzyme family protein: protein MTAKLYAVDSIQTFDEFEQKALALADALRENGVGTGTRVLLKAQNSVGYVGMLLALMHLGASIVLVDGQERADETEDICARADVALCLVDDNAPLAATAPRRYIYELLVEASERRPTEGALSFDTWCALPDGLIMWSSGSTGKPKGIVKTGASFLRNLERNARQVGHRPDDVLLPMLPFSHQYGLSMVLIAWLVRCSLVIAPYTRLDHTLHMAERCGATVLDATPATYRSILNIIARRPAAQAELAGVRMFCSGAAPLGNHLVADYVKTFGLPLLDSYGSTELGNIAFATEDNPVACGKAMEGLQLRIVDDSGADLPPNEIGEILVLTPDMMQGFLGDDGTVQEADRGWYATGDFGRLDAAGNLFVVGRKFAVHRMGYTLYPEIIEHKLAAGGCNAKVVALPDERRGCELVCFVEDEQRRDRAYWREMVNELLPAFERPNHIEVVERFPLNRNGKPDKRQLGELAAAKAWA, encoded by the coding sequence ATGACCGCGAAACTCTACGCGGTGGACTCCATACAGACGTTCGACGAGTTCGAGCAGAAGGCACTGGCCCTCGCCGACGCACTGCGCGAGAACGGGGTCGGCACCGGCACCCGCGTCCTGCTCAAGGCCCAGAACTCCGTGGGTTATGTGGGGATGCTCCTCGCGCTCATGCATCTCGGGGCGTCCATCGTGCTGGTGGACGGGCAGGAACGGGCCGACGAGACCGAGGACATCTGCGCCCGCGCGGACGTCGCGCTCTGTCTGGTGGACGACAACGCCCCGCTGGCCGCGACCGCGCCCCGGCGCTACATCTACGAGCTGCTGGTGGAGGCCTCGGAGCGCAGGCCCACCGAGGGGGCGCTGTCCTTCGACACCTGGTGCGCCCTGCCGGACGGCCTCATCATGTGGTCCTCGGGCTCGACCGGAAAGCCGAAGGGGATCGTCAAGACCGGTGCGTCGTTCCTGCGGAACCTGGAGCGCAACGCCCGGCAGGTGGGCCACCGCCCCGACGACGTACTGCTGCCGATGCTGCCGTTCTCGCACCAGTACGGCCTGTCCATGGTGCTCATCGCCTGGCTCGTGCGCTGTTCGCTGGTGATCGCCCCGTACACGCGGCTGGACCACACCCTCCACATGGCCGAGCGCTGCGGTGCCACGGTCCTGGACGCGACACCGGCGACGTACCGCAGCATCCTCAACATCATCGCCCGCCGCCCGGCCGCCCAGGCCGAGCTGGCCGGGGTGCGGATGTTCTGCAGCGGTGCGGCCCCGCTCGGCAACCACCTGGTCGCCGACTACGTCAAGACCTTCGGTCTGCCCCTGCTGGACAGTTACGGCAGCACCGAGCTGGGGAACATCGCCTTCGCCACCGAGGACAACCCGGTCGCCTGCGGCAAGGCCATGGAGGGCCTCCAGCTGCGGATCGTCGACGACTCGGGGGCGGACCTTCCGCCGAACGAGATCGGCGAGATCCTGGTGTTGACGCCCGACATGATGCAGGGCTTCCTCGGCGACGACGGCACCGTCCAGGAGGCCGACCGCGGCTGGTACGCCACCGGTGACTTCGGCCGTCTCGACGCGGCCGGCAACCTCTTCGTGGTCGGCCGCAAGTTCGCCGTCCACCGCATGGGTTACACGCTGTACCCGGAGATCATCGAGCACAAGCTGGCGGCCGGCGGCTGCAACGCCAAGGTGGTCGCCCTGCCCGACGAGCGGCGCGGCTGTGAGCTGGTCTGCTTCGTGGAGGACGAGCAGCGGCGCGACCGGGCGTACTGGCGGGAGATGGTCAACGAGCTGTTGCCGGCGTTCGAGCGGCCCAACCACATCGAGGTGGTCGAGCGGTTCCCGCTGAACCGCAACGGCAAGCCCGACAAACGGCAGTTGGGCGAACTGGCGGCGGCGAAAGCATGGGCATGA